The following are from one region of the Maribacter aquivivus genome:
- a CDS encoding SRPBCC family protein: MKLYQLHSKQALPIGKKQAWEFLSDPANLKVITPEHMGFNILSGADREMFPGQIIQYKVSPFPGYTTKWVTEITHVDQGNYFVDEQRFGPYALWHHKHFINEIDEGVIMEDIIDYKIPFGILGQLAHPIIVKKQLMEIFKFREDKLKELFGTVDSIPNELQLKSF; the protein is encoded by the coding sequence ATGAAATTATATCAATTACATTCAAAACAAGCCTTGCCTATTGGCAAAAAACAAGCGTGGGAGTTTTTATCTGACCCAGCAAATTTGAAGGTCATTACTCCTGAGCATATGGGTTTCAATATTCTTTCAGGAGCAGATAGAGAAATGTTTCCCGGGCAGATTATACAATATAAAGTATCCCCCTTTCCTGGGTATACTACAAAATGGGTAACTGAAATAACCCACGTAGATCAAGGCAATTATTTTGTAGATGAACAAAGATTTGGACCATATGCACTTTGGCACCATAAGCACTTTATCAATGAAATAGATGAAGGTGTTATTATGGAAGATATTATAGATTATAAAATTCCTTTCGGAATTTTAGGTCAGTTAGCACACCCTATTATCGTAAAAAAACAGTTGATGGAAATATTTAAGTTCAGAGAAGACAAATTGAAAGAGCTTTTCGGTACTGTAGATTCCATCCCTAATGAACTTCAACTTAAATCATTTTAA